The genomic DNA ATCAAACTATTACATATTGAAGattgaatattgaaatttgactAATtggaacaaaataattttagctcCTTTTGTTctgattaaatttcaattttcaatatattgtcGGGTATGGGCTTTATCCATTGAGTTCttcgtatctttttttctcttgctgTCAATCGCTGAACTATCGCACGCAGCATTCCCCAGCTTTTCCCCTCCCTTCTCCAGCTGTTCGGTGCAAAGTCTCGTTCATAAAATCAGCATAATTCTTGCTATTCATTCCTGAGAAACGTGCATCACAACGAAATATAATTAGGACGAAGCGAGTAAGGTGAATTAAAATACTTAGGTgatcgttaattatttatttttagtagatTGCGAGAATCCAACAGCTATAACTTAATTGATTAAcgctaaattttatataaatttaaatacccgatttaatatctaaatattggataatatacatgtaaaaaaattaaattagcgatattttttatccttttgcAGGAACTctcaataacaatataaaaaaatggcatTTCGCGAGTTAGTGGAAGGAGACTGTGGAGGTCCCAGCTCGTTAATGCGCCTTACATCACATTATGTACAAGATCATGGTTTTAAAGAGGAAGGAATTTTTCGGCCGTTTAGTCCAACTGAAACTTTTCAAGCACAGGATGCAGATCAGTTAGTTCAACAATTCTTAGAAGAACCTGCTTGTCCACAGACATTTCGAATGGACAATTTACTACAAGAAATGAGAGaaattgatcaaaatattCATCCCCCGAGAGCAGCACCCGGAGTCGTCAAAGAATTAAGTGATCTAAACACAGCTTGGGAAAATCTATGTTTTAAATCTGATAAGCAATTTGAAgtaatttcataaaacattatttattgttacataCAGTTGTAGGACTTtctagtattaaaaatatctaattattataataatatataggaaCTTCATGTGGATAATATATGGAATACATCTATAATACCCACATCTATAATATCCACTCAGGAAGAAAACACACAATTTCCTGAAACTCGCAAAGGTCTTGGTCTAGATTCAAAATGGATGGAAGAATATTTGGAACATAGTGTAAACAATGCACAAGATAATCTTAACAAAGACAATGAAGCTCAAATCATAAAAGATGAAGATCCGAATTATGCATATTCAAggtttatgaaatttatgaaacaaGAAGGTGATATTCCAATAGAAAACACTCGAACAGAAACAGCCAACTTGGATGATCCAATCGAAGAATGGATAGAGCAATATCATGCAGATcaacaaaaaacaaaagataattccattaataatattaattatgacagTACAGTCTTGAATAAAGTAGAAGAAGAATTAGAAGCTGCGGGTACATGGATAGATGAATTTGTAAAGGAAAATCCATCTCCAGGTATTCTTAACTTCTCTTTGGAAATacgtattttgtatatatacatatatataaaatatattgtaattaacataaaagtggttgatatattttagaatatataaattcaaagttATTATGGAAGCAGTTTCAAGATGAATGGGACAAAGTATCTGCAGATGGGGTCTCCTCTACACATCCATGGGTATCAGAGCTTGACACATATTACGATCCATTTAATAAGGAATATGAATTTTGTGAAACAAATCCTATGAAAGACTTACCAAATGCATTGGCAGAAGGCAAGAAACGGTTAGAAGCAGGAGATTTACCGAGTGCTGTACTCTGTTTCGAAGCAGCTGTTCAACAGGATGAAAATAATGTGGAAGCGTGGCTACTTCTTGGTAAAACACAAGCTGAGAATGAACAAGATCCTTTGGCTATCTCTGCTTTGAATCATTGCCTATGTTTGGAGCCATCTAATAGTGTTGCTCTCATGGCATTAGCAGCTTCTTATGCAAATGAATCTTATCAGAAGCAAGCCTGTCTAACGTTGAAGGAATGGTTactaaagaatgaaaaatataaacatctaTCAGTTCCAGAGTCTAATCTTACAAGAGATAAACATCCAACTTTCAGTGTATCCACTTTATTATATGAGtaagttaaaaataagttttaatgctgagaaattgtttttaacataatactTTGTTGTAGTAAAGTATATGATGAAgtgaaagatttatatattcaagcaGCAAGAATGAATCCCCGCGATGAAATTGATCCGGATGTACAATGTGGATTAggtatattgtttaatttgtcGAGTGATTATAATAAAGCTATAGATTGTTTTCAAGCAGCATTGCAAATACGCCCTGATGtaagtgtaatatatttttattttgatgagtTGGGCTAATCAGTATATTTACTGTACATTTCCAAAAGGATTCCAGATTATGGAATAGATTAGGTGCCACTCTCGCTAATGGCCAGCGATCAGCAGAAGCAGTAAATGCGTATCATCGTGCATTAGAGTTATCGCCCGGATTTATTCGAGCACGTTATAATCTCGGCATATCTTGTGTTAATCTGGGAGTGTATAAGTAAgtacagattttttaaaatataattttgaagtataaagagagagagaatagcaATCATCAACAAAATCATATGATATAGAGAAGCAGGTGAGCACCTTTTGACAGCATTAAATCAACAAGCTGCAGGAAGAGGCCTACAGGTTAACAATGTATCTCCTAAAGCAATGTCAAACACAATATGGTCCACATTAAGATTAGTTATATcattaatgcataaatatgaattaatggAAGCTGTAGAAAATAGGTAATTTATGATCTTcccattttttacaattaatataagctataagaagagttttataatgataatttatacttgaaatgttatattatttttttatttttcttttattctagaGATCTATCCAAGTTAAATAAGGAATTTGAAATCATATAAATGAATGCACCTATATAATGAATTACACAATacgattcatttttatataaattatttcgtgcACAGGTaagaagtgaaaaaaaaatttttttcaatatactttagcaaaatatataattagaaataaagtctataatattttaaataattaagaataaaagatatacaagtatgtatatacacacacacacacacatatatatatatatgtatatatatatatatatatatatatatatacatatacacaaatatacaatatattgaacttttttgtatattgattCTTTGaccaattttaaataaatatattcattttagtttagcttttaaaatataattaaaaatataattaaaaaaaaacacttgaTATTATGCatctataaaacataaaattaggaaaaataataattaaaataatatagaaataatttattattttaacaatataattatgaacattaaatagtatattatggggcaattatatatacacatacatacacataagaTAGTCTACACAAAGTGTTACAAGTTTATaaatctacaaatatttaatcaatcgaTAAATTGTTCAGAAGTAAGTTGCACATCTCCAAAAGGCTTTTTTAATCatgcaaaaataaacttgTTCTTGTTTCTTTATAAAGAGTGCAGGGATATAAATTCAGAATTTCAAATGAAAAgctctatatttaattatattttgtaattctattggaaaaaacaaactttattcatatacattgttttgtaaaatgttttaacaaaaattatgaatgtgtatgtatgtgtttttatgttttattatgatatatatcaaatattactcTGTAACATTAacaaaagtttgaaaattttctttatgttaataggcctaataataattattaataataattattgattatcctGTTAaggataaaaattgcaaacagAAGTAAAGAAGATCTAAGAGAACAGTTGctgtattatgtatgtattttttatcttataatgaattataaatattgatcaattttaacataattagatttacaataaagaagaaatcatTCCTAAAGGCACATCAaagttacatattttgtaacacttaaaaattgattacataAAACTATTTGTTAGGATCAACAGATttgataaaaactattttagtaaaattcaTCTTGCTAAAGACATATCTGTCTCAGAGCAGAGAGAATTTGATGATTATGAAAAATCTGGGTACAATTCTATGTAATAGTATAATTACTTCtagatgcaattaattataatacaattacataGTAGTCTCCTTAAATTTGGCCCCCATTAATCTTGATTCTcctctacatatattttcataaaaactaATCGCACTGTTTCTATATCATAATAGGTCCATTAAGAGATAATCATCTGAATACAATAAGAACCTTATGCGCGCATCTGCGTTTGTACAAGCACATGGTGATTAAACTTCGCACTGCAGTGAAgatcttaatttttcttctccaaaaattttttgctttttttgtgTCATAGGgtcaaaattaatgaaattctactaacatatacaaattttttcttctgtaGAGGTAATGGGCttcaaatttctaatttatgtatacattaatttttgtcaaatttgaaattatattgaaattattgcacCTTGTTTGCTCTGAGACAGATTCTCTTTACATCTttagtcataatataatatatctatataaaacacgattcaacaattaattatagatgAATTTTGGTTCTAGTATTTGTCTTTGagtttttcttcttataattGATGATGATTATCCATCATTAAAAATGAGTGCATCAGCACAACTATTAACTAACGAACATTAGCTTATGTGACTGCATTGATCAGGAACATATGTCTGAAACATTTGTAGAAATAGTTAATTTGCGATTATAAGTGCACACAAAGTAGTCTTCCGTAATATAATTGCTAAAATGTGATAgcggaatttatatttataattcctcAATTATCACTTCTTTGTCTAGAAATtagctaataaatatttaatgaatactCCTATCTTCACAACTTTAGAGTTGTCAAAAGTTGTTGCCCGGTTTCCATTATCAACGATTTTACGTGATCCGCATGCATTATTTGATTGCACATTTCAGTGCAGCGTTGAAACGTCGCCATGTCATCTTTTGGTAAGACACGATGAAGACTTTTCATAGGTAATGTATGCGGCAGATAATTCAAAATCTctataaattcgaaaaaagattatttcattatattattatatatactattcacatattatgtatgtttaaTTTACCCTTCATGATCTGTGTGTACAAAAGCTGTAATTCCTGTTGCATCATTGAAGCGGTAATTTTATCCTGTGTtaatttgataagatattTCCATTCGGTGTCCTTTGTATATTTATCCTGAAACAGAAAGACAGTGAAATATTCTGACaagatttatgaatttttttttaatctatttgaatctttttgaattatgaatatttttgaatctaatattatgtataacacAAGTACCTTTGCATACTGTACTACAGCTTGTGGACAATTATCCATCAGAATTGTCGTTACTTCTTCTGTATTCTGAATGCATAAAGTCTTGAGAGATAAGTTTCCATCAATGTTTTGTGTTTCAAGGAATTGCTTGACTTCGTGCAAACATTCAATCGGTAAAAATTCACATGATAATATAGATTGCAGCTTAAACAATTCTTTGGGTATAATCTTTTCGTTTTctgatgtattattaaaattcgttaaatctttaaaatcgttcatgtttaaaattttctgataatcTTTAGCATATGGTggcattttattcaaatagttGGGTCGATATTTGGCGAACATGAAGTACTCCTTGTCGTTCTTCCCCTCATCATCTTGAGTATCAGTTTTATACACTTTCGTTTGAGTTAATTTACCTAAATACGATCGCACTAACAATTTGAACGCTTCGACGAGAGCAAAGTCTGAGCGtatctgattt from Cataglyphis hispanica isolate Lineage 1 chromosome 21, ULB_Chis1_1.0, whole genome shotgun sequence includes the following:
- the LOC126857395 gene encoding peroxisomal targeting signal 1 receptor; amino-acid sequence: MAFRELVEGDCGGPSSLMRLTSHYVQDHGFKEEGIFRPFSPTETFQAQDADQLVQQFLEEPACPQTFRMDNLLQEMREIDQNIHPPRAAPGVVKELSDLNTAWENLCFKSDKQFEELHVDNIWNTSIIPTSIISTQEENTQFPETRKGLGLDSKWMEEYLEHSVNNAQDNLNKDNEAQIIKDEDPNYAYSRFMKFMKQEGDIPIENTRTETANLDDPIEEWIEQYHADQQKTKDNSINNINYDSTVLNKVEEELEAAGTWIDEFVKENPSPEYINSKLLWKQFQDEWDKVSADGVSSTHPWVSELDTYYDPFNKEYEFCETNPMKDLPNALAEGKKRLEAGDLPSAVLCFEAAVQQDENNVEAWLLLGKTQAENEQDPLAISALNHCLCLEPSNSVALMALAASYANESYQKQACLTLKEWLLKNEKYKHLSVPESNLTRDKHPTFSVSTLLYDKVYDEVKDLYIQAARMNPRDEIDPDVQCGLGILFNLSSDYNKAIDCFQAALQIRPDDSRLWNRLGATLANGQRSAEAVNAYHRALELSPGFIRARYNLGISCVNLGVYKEAGEHLLTALNQQAAGRGLQVNNVSPKAMSNTIWSTLRLVISLMHKYELMEAVENRDLSKLNKEFEII